TGGTTATCACCGCCAGTGTCCCCTCCGACCCGATGAGCAACTGGGTGAGGTCATACCCGGTGCTGCACTTGACGAACTTTCCGCCCGTCTCTATGATTTCTCCGGTCGGTAGCACCGCTTCCAAACCCAGGACGAAGTGCCGGGTCACACCGTATTTGACGGCCCTCATACCGCCGGCATTGGTGGCGACATTCCCGCCGACCGCGGCGCTCTTCTCTCCGGGGTACAGTGGATAGTAAAGCCCGCACTCCTCCACCGCCTGGTACAGCTCCTCCAGGGTGACCGCCGGCTCAACAGTGGCCACGAAGTTGAGCCGGTCTATCTCCAGTATGCGGTTCATCCTTTCCATGGAAAGGACAATCCCCCCGTAGAAAGCCACGGCACCGCCGGCAAGACCCGTCCCGGCACCTCGTACGATGACCGGAATCCTTGCCTCGTTGGCCAGCCTCAGGACCCCGGCGACCTCCCGGCTGTTCCCCGGTTTCACCACCAGGTCAGGTATGGCCCGGTCTGACCCCGGCGCCTCGTCGCGGGAGTAGTTCTCCCTCTCGTCTCCGGTCAGGATGTTCCTCTCACCCACTACTCCGGTCAAGCCGGCCATCAGGGCTTCAGTGACCTCACCGTACCTGCTCTGCTTCTCCATCTACCTTCCCTCCGACAGCCGCTCCCCGGGATGGGTGCTCCGTCCGGCCTGACTCTGTACGAACCCGCGCAGCTTCCGGGTCATTGCCTGCCAGTGAGTTCCTTTCCAGTAGACCCGGTGGCAGGCAGGGCATTCCACAAACTGCTCCTGCGTTTGAAAGACGTAGGGCGGCACCCGGTCGGCCACTTCTTCCTTGCCCCGCTCCACCAGGGGCTGGTTGCACTCCAGGCAAAGACTGAGCGGCCTGAAGTCGATGTCGAGATGCAGGTGCTCAATCACCTGACGTATCTGTTCTTCGGGGCTGTCGCCGCTGACGAGAATAGCTCGCAATCGACCGCTGGTTATCACGCGCCGTTCCATAATGCGGGTGTCCCTGGTGATAATAATCCTTGCCTGGTCCAGGGCAATGCGTATCATGCGGTAATCTTCACCGTGGTCGAACAGCAGGGTGTCGTAACCCATCATCCTCAGCCACCGGGCGAGTCTGCCGACGTTGAGGTCAACTATGAATCTCAGGTCTTCTGTGGAGTCCGCTGTTTCAGTATTCACGCCATCGAATCCTGTCGCTGTTTAGTCCTGCCGGAGTTCTGAGGTCTAGCAGGGTGATGAAAAAGGAGAGTCCAGAGAGGGTGCCCCTTCTTAGGGGCATGCCTCTTTGGCAGGGGCCTGGGGGTGCCCCCCAGATACAATCTTTACCCCCTTCCTGGCCAGGAAGGGGAAGGCGGCCCATCTGGGCCGCACGGGGATTGGTCGAAATGGTTTTTCAGCAACCTGCTAGAGTTCAAGCTGCATCCCCTCATAAGCGATGGTAATGGGTGTACCCAGGGTTTCGGCGACATCCTTAATCTGGATTTTTATTTCATCCTCCAGTTCCGGACTCATGTGCACAGTGACTATCTCGGGCAGGTAGCCTTTGATTTTGCGGAAGATAAGCATTTCCTGCTTAAGCAGGGTCGGGGTCATGTGCCCGGCCTCCAGGGCTATTTCAGAAAACCTGTCGGGTAGCGTAACCTCGGTGATGAGGACCTGAGGGGATACGTGCTGCCAGCATTCTTCGAGCCCCGGTCCGGTGTCCGCGGTGTAGAACAGCGCTTTACCTTCCGGTGA
Above is a window of Dehalococcoidales bacterium DNA encoding:
- a CDS encoding FAD-binding oxidoreductase, yielding MEKQSRYGEVTEALMAGLTGVVGERNILTGDERENYSRDEAPGSDRAIPDLVVKPGNSREVAGVLRLANEARIPVIVRGAGTGLAGGAVAFYGGIVLSMERMNRILEIDRLNFVATVEPAVTLEELYQAVEECGLYYPLYPGEKSAAVGGNVATNAGGMRAVKYGVTRHFVLGLEAVLPTGEIIETGGKFVKCSTGYDLTQLLIGSEGTLAVIT
- a CDS encoding Mut7-C RNAse domain-containing protein, with the protein product MNTETADSTEDLRFIVDLNVGRLARWLRMMGYDTLLFDHGEDYRMIRIALDQARIIITRDTRIMERRVITSGRLRAILVSGDSPEEQIRQVIEHLHLDIDFRPLSLCLECNQPLVERGKEEVADRVPPYVFQTQEQFVECPACHRVYWKGTHWQAMTRKLRGFVQSQAGRSTHPGERLSEGR